Proteins from a single region of Candidatus Caldatribacterium sp.:
- a CDS encoding ABC transporter ATP-binding protein — translation MAEVEVRNLCKCFGNVKALNDVSFTVRDQEFFVILGPSGAGKTTLLRIIAGVEVPTAGEVYFDGVRVTNWAPEDRQVAMVFEDYHLYPHLTVRENLASSLRALKLPRRDQEEKVEQIADMLQIRHLLDRYPGQLSGGQRQRVALGRALIKPARVYLLDEPIAHLDAKLRHRMRGELTLMCRQLKSTIIYVTHDYREALAMADRILVLRAGQIEQIGPPSEVYLRPATRFVADFVGEPPMNLIEGIFVVRDGIGVLRIGEQELMLPPTVWAKYHEFATKKADEPVSLTVTMGIRAQHLEVWDREPSVPCLRGTVYVTESVGRKNILTCLVNNVLVQVVTSRESHFDVNQAIWLVPYLDHVVLFFE, via the coding sequence GTGGCTGAAGTAGAGGTAAGAAATCTTTGCAAATGCTTTGGGAACGTAAAGGCCCTGAATGATGTGTCCTTTACTGTTCGTGATCAAGAGTTTTTTGTCATACTAGGTCCTTCAGGCGCGGGGAAAACGACGCTTCTGCGAATCATAGCTGGAGTAGAAGTGCCTACTGCTGGTGAAGTGTATTTCGATGGCGTTCGTGTGACGAACTGGGCTCCTGAGGACCGTCAAGTTGCGATGGTCTTTGAAGATTATCATCTCTATCCCCACCTTACTGTCCGCGAGAACCTGGCGAGTTCCTTGCGTGCGCTAAAACTGCCGCGGCGCGACCAAGAGGAAAAAGTTGAGCAGATAGCAGATATGCTCCAAATAAGGCATTTGCTTGATAGATATCCCGGCCAGTTAAGTGGTGGCCAGAGGCAGAGAGTGGCACTGGGTCGTGCTTTGATAAAACCAGCACGGGTTTACCTCCTTGACGAACCGATAGCACACCTTGACGCAAAATTGCGGCACAGAATGCGTGGAGAACTTACCTTGATGTGTCGGCAACTTAAGTCCACCATAATTTATGTTACACACGATTACAGAGAAGCCTTAGCAATGGCCGATCGGATTCTGGTTCTACGTGCTGGACAGATAGAACAAATAGGACCTCCAAGCGAGGTATATCTAAGGCCTGCAACACGGTTTGTAGCTGACTTTGTGGGAGAGCCACCAATGAATCTAATCGAAGGTATCTTCGTTGTTAGGGATGGGATAGGTGTTCTGCGAATAGGTGAACAGGAGTTAATGCTGCCTCCAACAGTCTGGGCTAAGTACCACGAGTTTGCTACTAAGAAAGCTGATGAGCCAGTGTCGCTGACGGTAACAATGGGCATCAGAGCGCAGCATCTGGAGGTGTGGGATAGGGAACCCTCGGTACCTTGTCTTAGAGGTACAGTGTACGTTACGGAGAGTGTCGGTCGAAAAAATATTCTAACCTGCTTAGTGAACAATGTGCTTGTGCAGGTGGTTACAAGCAGGGAATCCCATTTCGACGTCAACCAAGCTATCTGGTTAGTGCCCTATCTTGATCACGTTGTGCTTTTTTTCGAGTAG
- a CDS encoding carbohydrate ABC transporter permease: protein MICTSFKQPLDILTPRPKIVFSPTLENYSYLQEKSHFGKYILNSLVVSVSSTAIVCALGFLAAYSLARYNVGGGQLAFFILSTRMFPPIAVVIPYFLIFRSLGLIDTRLGLIICYTMFNLPFAIWLLMTFIKDIPVGLEDAARIDGYTPFQVLLKVVVPLLAPGLAVTAIFCLLFSWNEFLFAFLLTRSMATTVTVGVAGFWTQRGILWGPMCAAATVTVTPMLVFTLFLQRYIVRGLTFGAVKG, encoded by the coding sequence ATGATTTGTACCTCCTTTAAGCAACCACTGGATATACTTACCCCTCGACCGAAAATAGTTTTTTCCCCAACTCTCGAAAACTATTCTTACCTCCAGGAAAAAAGCCATTTCGGAAAGTACATTCTTAACAGTCTTGTCGTGTCTGTCTCTTCTACCGCGATTGTTTGTGCGCTTGGGTTTTTAGCTGCGTATTCCCTTGCCAGGTATAACGTCGGAGGTGGTCAACTGGCCTTCTTTATCCTTTCCACGAGAATGTTCCCTCCTATTGCTGTTGTAATACCATACTTTCTTATCTTCCGTTCCCTTGGTCTCATCGATACAAGGCTTGGTCTCATCATCTGTTACACGATGTTTAATTTGCCGTTTGCAATTTGGCTACTTATGACGTTCATTAAGGATATCCCGGTTGGTCTTGAAGATGCAGCCCGAATTGATGGTTATACGCCGTTCCAGGTGCTCTTGAAAGTTGTTGTTCCCCTACTAGCCCCTGGTCTTGCTGTCACTGCCATTTTCTGTCTATTGTTTAGCTGGAATGAATTCCTATTTGCTTTCCTCTTAACCCGATCTATGGCTACAACCGTAACTGTTGGTGTTGCGGGATTCTGGACTCAACGGGGAATTCTTTGGGGGCCAATGTGTGCAGCCGCGACCGTGACAGTAACCCCTATGCTTGTGTTCACTTTATTCCTGCAAAGGTACATAGTAAGGGGTCTTACTTTTGGTGCGGTAAAGGGGTGA
- a CDS encoding sugar ABC transporter permease — MFELRRGRYFRYVILAPAMSVIFFFALFPLFYTLRLSFTNQVLTNPNPPLFVGLAGYRRALNDPMFWSSLGRTAFFTLGAVSLEMILGTLIAFLLSQPLAGKGLIRTLMLLPVAVAPIAMGLVWRYMYHADFGIFNFLVERIGLARRNWLGEPSIAMFAIILFDVWQWTPFVAFVLSAALHALPREPFEAAQVDGAPKWLVFKSLIVPMIAPVWFFVFLLRVIDAVRLYDPIYALTRGGPGTATETLSWYLYRNAFAYWDMGYSAVIALLFLYAMMILSSLVIRVMNRIAGREG, encoded by the coding sequence ATGTTCGAACTAAGGCGAGGCAGGTATTTCCGCTACGTCATCCTTGCCCCGGCCATGAGTGTTATCTTCTTCTTTGCGCTATTCCCCCTATTCTACACGTTGAGGCTCAGCTTTACAAACCAAGTACTTACGAATCCGAATCCTCCTTTATTTGTGGGTCTTGCGGGCTACCGCAGAGCCCTAAATGACCCGATGTTTTGGTCATCACTTGGGAGAACGGCATTTTTCACGCTCGGTGCTGTTTCACTGGAGATGATTTTGGGAACACTTATTGCGTTTCTACTCTCCCAGCCTCTTGCGGGGAAGGGCTTGATTAGAACCTTGATGCTTTTGCCAGTCGCAGTTGCTCCTATTGCAATGGGTTTAGTGTGGAGATACATGTACCACGCTGACTTTGGGATATTTAACTTTCTGGTGGAACGAATTGGGTTGGCCAGGAGAAATTGGCTTGGTGAGCCATCCATCGCGATGTTTGCAATTATTCTGTTCGATGTATGGCAGTGGACACCGTTTGTAGCTTTTGTGCTTTCTGCGGCTCTTCATGCACTTCCAAGAGAACCATTTGAAGCTGCTCAAGTGGATGGAGCTCCTAAGTGGCTCGTTTTTAAGTCGCTTATTGTACCCATGATAGCTCCCGTTTGGTTTTTTGTGTTTCTTCTAAGGGTCATAGATGCCGTGCGGCTTTATGACCCAATTTATGCTCTGACGCGTGGTGGCCCAGGAACTGCCACAGAAACACTAAGTTGGTATCTGTACAGAAACGCCTTTGCCTACTGGGATATGGGTTATTCCGCTGTTATTGCGCTTCTCTTCCTATACGCAATGATGATTCTCAGCTCCCTGGTAATACGGGTTATGAATAGGATTGCTGGAAGGGAGGGATAA